In the Populus trichocarpa isolate Nisqually-1 chromosome 1, P.trichocarpa_v4.1, whole genome shotgun sequence genome, one interval contains:
- the LOC7460556 gene encoding agamous-like MADS-box protein MADS4: MGRGRVELKRIENKINRQVTFAKRRNGLLKKAYELSVLCDAEVALIIFSNRGKLYEFCSSSSMLKTLERYQKCNYGAPEPNVSAREALELSSQQEYLKLKARYEALQRTQRNLLGEELGPLSSKELESLERQLDMSLKQIRSTRTQYMLDQLHDLQHKEHMLTAANKSLKERLMEGYQLNSLQLNPSAEDVEYARQQAQPQGDGFFHALECEPTLQIGYQPENITMVTAGPSMTTYMPGWLA, encoded by the exons ATGGGGAGAGGTAGGGTTGAGTTGAAGAGAATTGAGAACAAGATCAACAGGCAAGTAACATTTGCAAAGAGAAGGAATGGACTTTTGAAGAAAGCCTATGAGCTTTCCGTTCTTTGTGATGCAGAGGTTGCTCTCATCATCTTCTCCAATAGAGGAAAGCTGTACGAGTTTTGCAGTAGTTCAAG CATGCTCAAAACTCTTGAGAGGTACCAGAAGTGCAATTATGGAGCACCAGAGCCAAATGTGTCTGCAAGGGAGGCCCTG GAACTGAGTAGTCAGCAGGAATATCTGAAGCTTAAAGCACGTTATGAAGCCCTGCAAAGAACCCAAAG GAATCTTTTGGGAGAAGAACTTGGCCCTCTAAGCAGCAAAGAGCTAGAATCACTTGAAAGGCAGCTTGATATGTCATTGAAGCAGATCAGATCAACAAGG ACCCAATACATGCTGGATCAGCTCCATGACCTACAGCATAAG GAGCACATGCTGACTGCAGCTAATAAGTCCCTGAAAGAAAGG TTGATGGAAGGCTACCAATTAAATTCACTCCAGTTGAATCCAAGTGCAGAAGATGTGGAGTACGCTAGACAACAAGCCCAACCCCAGGGTGATGGGTTTTTTCATGCTTTGGAGTGTGAACCTACACTACAAATTGG GTATCAGCCAGAAAATATAACAATGGTCACTGCTGGCCCAAGTATGACTACTTACATGCCAGGTTGGTTAGCATGA
- the LOC7460555 gene encoding MADS-box protein EJ2 isoform X1: MGRKKVELKRIENKSSRQVTFSKRRNGLIKKAHELSVLCDVQVALLTFSNGGKLYEFSSVGSIAKILERYKSHSEVMATSSKGANDSEVYFGKYANLKSAAEILQIPQRKLEGTCPGEQTLSEFVQQATQLDAALTYVRARKMQLMLDSVKSLQDKEKMLKEENQLLQKQIVAMKNGGEIYNGKVDHPLGHPPQQTTLCLLK; this comes from the exons ATGGGTCGTAAGAAAGTAGAGCTAAAACGAATCGAAAACAAGAGCAGTCGCCAAGTTACTTTCTCAAAGAGGAGAAATGGATTGATTAAGAAAGCTCACGAACTCTCTGTTCTTTGTGACGTCCAAGTAGCTCTCCTCACCTTTTCAAATGGAGGCAAGCTCTATGAATTCTCTAGCGTTGGCAG TATAGCCAAAATCCTCGAGCGTTACAAGAGTCATTCTGAAGTGATGGCTACTTCATCTAAAGGTGCTAATGATTCAGAG GTATACTTTGGTAAATACGCAAATTTGAAATCAGCTGCGGAGATACTGCAAATACCTCAAAG GAAACTTGAAGGTACATGTCCTGGGGAGCAGACCTTGAGTGAGTTTGTGCAACAAGCGACACAGCTTGATGCTGCACTAACATATGTCAGAGCTAGAAAG ATGCAACTGATGCTGGATTCGGTGAAGTCTCTCCAGGACAAG GAAAAGATGCTGAAAGAGGAAAACCAACTGCTACAGAAACAG ATTGTAGCAATGAAGAATGGTGGTGAAATTTATAACGGCAAGGTGGATCACCCTTTGGGTCATCCTCCACAACAAACAACACTGTGTTTGCTTAAATAG
- the LOC7460555 gene encoding MADS-box transcription factor 14 isoform X2, with translation MEASSMNSLALAVTKAVCPLVMQFSIAKILERYKSHSEVMATSSKGANDSEVYFGKYANLKSAAEILQIPQRKLEGTCPGEQTLSEFVQQATQLDAALTYVRARKMQLMLDSVKSLQDKEKMLKEENQLLQKQIVAMKNGGEIYNGKVDHPLGHPPQQTTLCLLK, from the exons ATGGAGGCAAGCTCTATGAATTCTCTAGCGTTGGCAG ttACCAAGGCTGTCTGTCCCCTTGTTATGCAATTCAGTATAGCCAAAATCCTCGAGCGTTACAAGAGTCATTCTGAAGTGATGGCTACTTCATCTAAAGGTGCTAATGATTCAGAG GTATACTTTGGTAAATACGCAAATTTGAAATCAGCTGCGGAGATACTGCAAATACCTCAAAG GAAACTTGAAGGTACATGTCCTGGGGAGCAGACCTTGAGTGAGTTTGTGCAACAAGCGACACAGCTTGATGCTGCACTAACATATGTCAGAGCTAGAAAG ATGCAACTGATGCTGGATTCGGTGAAGTCTCTCCAGGACAAG GAAAAGATGCTGAAAGAGGAAAACCAACTGCTACAGAAACAG ATTGTAGCAATGAAGAATGGTGGTGAAATTTATAACGGCAAGGTGGATCACCCTTTGGGTCATCCTCCACAACAAACAACACTGTGTTTGCTTAAATAG